Within Desulfobacter sp., the genomic segment CTGCTGGAAGGCACGGAGCACATGGTGGGGCGAGACACTCCCGGAACACATCACCCGGATAATCCGGATATTTGCAGGATACTGCATACGACTGACCCCAGCCAGGTCAGCAGCGGCATACGCTCACCAGGTACACAGGAAGCAAATGATATTGGGTTCAAAATTTTGATCGCTCATTTTTATTTCCTTTTATATATGTTTGGATGAGAATTTGCCCAGATGCAAGGCGCAAGGAATTACAAGACCGGAGCTTACTTGGGTAAGTGAGGATCTTGTGATTCTGCAGCAACGAAGCAGATGGGTGAATTGTCCTTCAAACATTTTAGGCAGCTCCAATCTGGGCCAGTAATTGATCCGGCTTGAAGCCCCTCAGCAGCGCCGAGTGGCAGGGACAGGTGGCGGCGCAGTTGCCGCAGCCCTTGCACAGGATCTCATTGATCTCGCAGATATGTTTATCTTCATTAAAGGAGATGGCCTCGTAGGGGCACATGGGCAGGCAGGCCTGGCATCCCACACAGGTCTCCGGGTTAATCTGGGCCACGATGGCACTTTTTACCAGCTTATCCTTGAACAGAATGGCGGCCACACGGGAGGCCACGCCGATGCCCTGGGTCCGGGCTTCGGTGGCCGTGGCCGGATACCGTCCGGAACCGGCCACGAAAATGCCGTCGGCGGCAAAGTCCAGGGGCCGCAGCTTGGCATGGGCCTCCAGGAAAAAGCCGTTGGCGTCTGTGGGGACCCTCAGCATATTGGCCAGTTCAGCCGTTTCCTTACGGGAGGTCAAAGGGGTGGAAAGCACCGTCAGGTCGGCATCCAGGCTCACATCCCGGCCGGTCACCGCCTGGAAGTAGGAAACCTTGCCGTCTGCAACCTTGGGGGGATTTTCCGGGGCGTAGACATCGAACCTCACCCCCATGCCCCTGGCATCCCAGAGCATCTGTTCCTTCTGGGTGCCGTACATCTGCATATCCCGGTAAAGAATCCGCACATCGGCCAGGGGGTATTTTTTCTTCACGGCCATGGCGTTTTTAACCGCTGTCATGCAGCAGATCCGGGCGCAAAGTTCTTTTTTCTGGCTCCGGGCCCCGGCGCACTGGATGAAGACCATCCGTCTGCCGGCAAATCCTGCCGCTTCCAGGGAATCGGTTTTCAGTTTCTGTTCCAGCTCCATGAGGGTGATCACCCCGGGATCTCCGTAACCGAAAAGGCCTTCGGGAATCAGGGGTACCGCCCCTGTGGCCACCACCATGGCACCGACACGGTCCGTGACCTCCCCCTGGGGGGTGTCAATGGCCACATCGTAATTGCCGATATAACCGCCGGTGGATGTGACGCTGGCATTGGTATAGCAGGTGATATTGTCCCGGGAGGTCACGTCGTCAACCACCCTGCCCAGGAAGGCTTCTGCCGTTTCCCCGGTTTCCAGGGTGCCCACGGACTGCAGCAGTCCGCCGAAATTTTTGGTCTTTTCCACCAGGATCACATCCAGGTCCATGTCCGCCAGGGCCTGGGCGGCAGAGAGCCCTGCAATGCCGCCGCCGATGACCATGATTTTCCGGATGAGGGAGGATTCAATCTCTTCCTGGGGTTCGAGCCCGGCGGCCTTGGCCACCCCCATCTTGATCAGGTGCTTGGCCTTTTCCGTGGCCTCGGCCCGTTTGCCCATGTGGACCCAGGAGCATTGGTCCCGGATGTTCACCATCTCAAAGAGGTAGGGGTTGAGGCCGGCTTCGGCGCAGGAGCTTGAAAAGAGCGGATGGTGGGTCCTGGGAGAACAGGAGGCCACCAGCACCCGGTTGAGGTTCTCCTTTTCAATGGCGGTTTTAATCTCTACGATCCCGGATTCGGAACAGGTGTAGAGATTTTCCTTTACATAGACCACATGGGGAAGATCCTTGCAGTACTCCGCCACGTCTGAACAGTCCAGGTGGCCGGCGATATTGGACCCGCAGTCACAGACAAATACCCCGATCCGGGGTTCTTCGTATAGTTTCATGGTTTCTTTATTCATCTTTCCCCCTTAGGACGCCTTCTTCTTGGCCTTGATCACGGTCTGCACCGCCCGGGCCGCCGCAGAACTGGCCTGGGCAACGGACTCGGGAATATCCATGGGGCTGTGGGCACAGCCGCATACAAAGATTCCCTCCTTGGTGGTATCCAGGGGATTGGCCGGTTCGGTCTTGTAAAATCCGTAAGGATCAAGCTCAATGCCCAGCACCTCGGCCACCTGCGGGGTGTTTTTCACCGGGGCGCAGGCCGTGGCCAGGATCACCAGGTCGAATTCTTCCTTCACCACCTTCTGGGTGGCCGTATCTTCATAGATCAATGCAGGCGCCTCGTTTTCACCCCTGGTGATCTCAGCCACCCGGGAACGCCGGTAGGAAATCTGGGAGGAATTGCCGCCGCGGATCTTATACTCTTCAAACCCCTTGCCCACGGCCCGGATATCCATGCCGAAAATCACGGACTGGGTGTCATTGTCGTGCTCATGGGCGATGATGGCTTCCTTGATACTGTGCATGCAGCAGTAGCCGGAACAAAAGGGGTAAAACCGCAGATCCCTGGATCCCACGCACTGGATAAAGGCCAGCTTCTTGGCCGTGGAAATCCTGCCCACCTGGGCGTCCAGTTCATTGAAGCGGTTTTCTATATTTT encodes:
- a CDS encoding CoB--CoM heterodisulfide reductase iron-sulfur subunit A family protein, whose amino-acid sequence is MKLYEEPRIGVFVCDCGSNIAGHLDCSDVAEYCKDLPHVVYVKENLYTCSESGIVEIKTAIEKENLNRVLVASCSPRTHHPLFSSSCAEAGLNPYLFEMVNIRDQCSWVHMGKRAEATEKAKHLIKMGVAKAAGLEPQEEIESSLIRKIMVIGGGIAGLSAAQALADMDLDVILVEKTKNFGGLLQSVGTLETGETAEAFLGRVVDDVTSRDNITCYTNASVTSTGGYIGNYDVAIDTPQGEVTDRVGAMVVATGAVPLIPEGLFGYGDPGVITLMELEQKLKTDSLEAAGFAGRRMVFIQCAGARSQKKELCARICCMTAVKNAMAVKKKYPLADVRILYRDMQMYGTQKEQMLWDARGMGVRFDVYAPENPPKVADGKVSYFQAVTGRDVSLDADLTVLSTPLTSRKETAELANMLRVPTDANGFFLEAHAKLRPLDFAADGIFVAGSGRYPATATEARTQGIGVASRVAAILFKDKLVKSAIVAQINPETCVGCQACLPMCPYEAISFNEDKHICEINEILCKGCGNCAATCPCHSALLRGFKPDQLLAQIGAA